The Archocentrus centrarchus isolate MPI-CPG fArcCen1 chromosome 12, fArcCen1, whole genome shotgun sequence genome includes a window with the following:
- the arrdc1b gene encoding arrestin domain-containing protein 1b isoform X2 — MCVLGVGEHSFPFQFVIPAAVPTSFEGPFGKIIYRVKATIDTPRFSKDYKTQKPFYILNMLNLNEVPNIDYHSSVVATKKFSYLLVKSGTVMLKVRSDMKGYIPGQIIKLFTEIHNKSGKDTGCVLASLIQSVTYKTNKPVVDLRTIAEVEGAKVKAGKHAEWKEQIIVPPLPQSELAGCSLIDIIYFIQVSLRYPEAAVTLPIYIGNIALTQSPSRSTPTSPVGAAGVTPSAPPAEEDPDDEMCAGGFTSEELPTKSHSQQDPSGQAVSMSPSAFSYAPGAAPPPSHNRPDVSAPLFCLSTGATIPFFTEGNVAPTPTSCSLILPPEYSTSDYPHEPPPTYEESCSSANSSFNSRQ; from the exons atgt GTGTCCTGGGAGTGGGCGAGCACAGTTTCCCTTTCCAGTTTGTCATTCCAG CTGCTGTCCCAACTTCCTTTGAGGGACCCTTTGGGAAAATAATTTATCGCGTGAAGGCGACTATCGATACGCCACGCTTCTCCAAGGACTACAAAACCCAGAAGCCCTTCTACATACTCAACATGCTCAACCTCAATGAGGTTCCAAACATTGAT TATCACAGCTCCGTTGTGGCCACCAAGAAGTTCAGCTACCTCCTGGTGAAGTCGGGGACCGTGATGCTGAAAGTTCGCAGTGACATGAAGGGTTACATCCCCGGTCAGATCATCAAGTTATTCACTGAGATCCACAACAAGTCCGGGAAGGACACAGGGTGTGTACTGGCCAGTCTTATACAG AGCGTGACCTACAAGACTAACAAGCCTGTGGTTGACCTGCGGACCATTGCAGAGGTGGAGGGAGCCAAAGTGAAGGCAGGAAAACATGCAGAGTGGAAGGAGCAGATCATcgttcctcctcttcctcagtcagAACTGGCAGGCTGCAGCCTTATAGACATCATCTATTTCATtcag GTGTCACTAAGATATCCAGAAGCCGCTGTCACTCTGCCTATCTACATCGGGAACATCGCTTTGACCCAGTCTCCATCGAGGTCCACGCCCACGAGTCCAGTGGGTGCAGCAGGGGTGACGCCCAGTGCCCCACCGGCAGAGGAGGATCCAGACGATGAAATGTGTGCAGGGGGCTTTACCAGTGAGGAGCTTCCCACAAAGAGTCACTCGCAGCAGGATCCCTCAGGCCAGGCGGTCAGCATGTCCCCGAGCGCCTTCAGCTACGCACCAGGTGCGGCACCGCCTCCCAGCCACAATCGCCCCGACGTGTCTGCTCCACTCTTCTGTTTGTCCACTGGAGCCACCATACCTTTCTTCACCGAGGGAAATGTTGCTCCAACCCCCACTTCCTGTTCACTCATTCTGCCTCCAGAGTACAGCACTTCTGACTACCCTCATG